DNA from Salvelinus alpinus chromosome 17, SLU_Salpinus.1, whole genome shotgun sequence:
gcttgtagcattataccgaagaaaacttgaggctgtaattgctgccaaaggtgcttcaacaaagtactgagtaaagagtcttaatacttatgtaaatgtgatagcaaatgtattaaaaataaaatgtgtttttgtcattatggggtgtaaaTTGATTTAAGAAAaaggctaacgtaacaaaatgtggataaagtcaaggggtctgaatgctttccaaatgcactatacacacacctgGCCCAAACAAACAGGTCGGAGATCATGCATACTTCTATTACCTTTTAACAATCAGTCATATAGAGCTCTATCTATACCTGCTACTATACCAGATGCAGCTGtcctccacaccatacagtaggcctatgtatGACCACACTCTACACGGCTTCATCGTTTAGATCGCTGACATCAGGCAAGGTGTCCCCTGAAGGAGTTGGTTGCTACCCACCTCAAGGGTTCTAAGTGTCATTCTAAAGGTTGGTTTCCCCAGGCAGAGATTTAAGCCTAGCtctggacaaaaaaaaaaaaaaaaacatactcAATGGTGAATCTTTAACTTTGTAGTCCAAGACTAGGCTGAATCAGGGTCCTGAGTATTTACTGTGTGTAACGTCAGTCCACTTCTACTAGATGCGCATGTGTTTTACTGATGGCTTATGGATGTATCGATGGATCAGTGGCCTGCCATTTTGCCAGTCTACCAGCCCGCCAGTCCAGTGTGTGAAGGAAGTGTGCCGAGAGTGTGCTAGCAGGGTGAGGGTCCGCCTGCCGCCAGTCCAGCCGTGGCAAACGGACAGTGTGACCTCGACTATCAGTTGATTAGCACGAAAGTCTCGCCTTTTCCTGTGAGCAGCTCTGTGTTGCCAGCCAGCTAACAGCGGGAAGAATAGAACCCTAATGCACTTTGGCACGCACTTCAAACGGCCGGCTGTCAGGAAAGCTAATCTgtgtctctccccccccccccccttcttcatTCTTGTGTTTTGACAATAAAGATAGCCTATCTTATCCCGTTATACACGCTGCCTGTCTCCCCACTCCTGTTTTGTCTCTGATATGGTCCTATGGATGCTGAACTAGCAGTCAAATGCTGTGTATTTAGTTACATTACTGAACTGAATGTGACACTTCTTTGATTGTAGAGCCACTacaacagggatgggcaactttgatgggagtGGGGGCcgcaaaaaatataaaaaaaaatatcaactCATGTGGCGCAGTTGCTCACGGGTCTGCGTACCAACATCAACCCCTCCCACCCCACATAGCtgtacaattctacacattctgcCATGGCGTGGAAAGAAATGGGGGGGCCCCACGGCTGGTAATTAAACCATGATAAAACATTTTAGATTGCTAAATTTGTCTAGAAAGCTGGCCGCTAAACTATgctagctgacatgggctaattgtctatcagtgactgacataagagaaacTGATGATGCACAACCAGATTTCAAAATTACACCTTTTGTATTCTACCATTCTAACTTGCAAGTTGTAAGTCGAGACCCCAACTGGGGGGGACCGATGGCCTTTAAAAGGGTGGCGGCCCCTGCACTACGGTATCAAGGCTCTTTATTTTCCTGTTGGGAGGTGCTATTCTAACGTCACACGTTTCAGTGGAATCAAGGTTGAGACAGAGGTAAGTTGACTAAGTAATTTATTAGGTTTTTTAAAAGTAAGCTCTGGGTGGGTGGCGCCACAAACAAGAGAATAAAAATGAAATCCGCACCCTCTTCTCTCCAGTGAATTTTTAGGACCAGCTTTGTAACCACCAACCTTTGACCCACGAACCTTCATTACAACTAAAACCAACTGCCAGGTATCTAAACTAGTGAAAAAACACTAAAAACATACAGACAGTACTACAATATCGAACTTCCCTCAGTGTTTCAACAAAGAATTGGGTGAGTCCAGACCTAGACCTCATGGCATAGTTCTAGCTGTGTTTGTTTACATATAAGGTGAGGTTTAAGTTCAGGGGAACGGTCAATGGCAACATGTTCAGTGGAGCGCATAGTTCAGTGCATTACAAACACAAATGCTATATGCATGTACAGTCAGGTGCACAATtactggcacccttgataaagatcagCTAAAACAACAAATACAGAGCAATGTAGTTCATTATTGTATACAGTCTTATTTGCTCatttttatcaagggtgccaataattatggacctgactgtacactgaacaaaataacacctgttctttccgtgacactgaccaggtgaaagctatgatcccttgatgtcacttgttaaatacacttcaaaatcagtgtagCTGAATGGGAGACAGGTTacatttttaagccttgacacaATCGAGACATTGTTAAAATGttaaaatgttttgtacactcagtgtatatgtatcGCAAACATATGGAGAGAAAATGGTTCTCTAAATTCCAGGATAGAGAATTGTTTCTGTTTCCATTTCTAGACTAGCAATTATCAGAATGTTGAATGTTTAATCTAGACTATAATAGTACCAAATTGTCCAGCATTTTCATGGCTAAATTGAAAGGCGTTAACATTGAATGTGATAGGTTCTTTGCAGGAACACTTAGAGCATTGATCTCATTGCTTTCCTTCTCTGCCAGTTATTCCAAGTTATGACATTGTTATAATACAAAATCCCAACTATCAAATCCTCTCAATTTCCTAGAATTAAGAATCTTAACACAGTTGCCATTACTTGTGGCTTTGCAACAATTTCACTAGTCTAGGTTGCACATTCACTAAATTAATTAGGTTAAGTGGGGGGGAGAAGGGGTCAATGAAATGTGAACAGAACAAGTGGATGCACTTGTTCCCAGACAGACTCCCACACAGAAACACCCAGAACAAACCTAATTAATATCAATCCTGTATTCATTAACTGCCATGTCTAGGTTGCGTGTGTGCCTACAACCCACAGGGCAAACCAAgcctctgatatgtacagtaagtAGCATTACGGGAACATTTAGACTTAAACTCCCTTTTAGCGGAGGAAAAggcaacacaaaaacaaaaagaCAGCTCATTTAAAAACATCAAACAAAAGAAAACAAGAAAAAGAAATGCAAACAAAAATCAAGGAGTAATGAATCAGACTGAGGAGAACCGGGTTTTCTTTTTCTGCCTCCAAAAGAGGAAATGAATAATATGCCAGGAAAACAGATGGAAGAAAGGGGGAGTGGGTGGAggtgaaagagagaaagcgagagcgtcGCCTCTCCTCTTGATTTGgccttttttttttatctggCGGTGGCATCCGAGTGGAGGAAACGTTGGTTATAGCGTTATCAGGGACGGCCTCCGATGACAGACAGGCCAAAATACAACGGCTTTCTTCTGCGCCTGATTAAAGCAAGGCAACaaatggtggtggtacagggagacagacacgcACAGGACACAGACGTAAACCGCACGGGGGGGGAACACAGACGTAAACCGCACAGGGACGACGACACACAGACGTAAACcgcacagggggggggggggacagatgTAAACcgcacaggggggggggggacagatgTAAAccgcacggggggggggggggggggggggcagatgtAAAccgcacggggggggggggggcagatgtAAACCGCACAGGGGGGGGGACAGACGTAAACCGCACAGGGGGGGACAGACGTAAACCGCACAGGGGGGGGACAGACGTAAACCGCACAGGGGGGGGACAGACGTAAACCGCACAGGGGGGGGGACAGACGTAAACCGCACAGGGGGGGGGACAGACGTAAACCGCACAGGGGGGGGGACAGACGTAAACCgcacagggggggggggacagacgtAAACCGCACAGGGGGGGGGGACAGACGTAAACCGCACAGGGGGGGGACAGACGTAAACCGCACAGGGGGGGGACAGACGTAAACCGCACAGGATGGACTGACGTGCCAGCAAACGCCCACACAAAGTGGGACGGGCTGGATAATGAGACCTGATCATGTATAGACTTACTGCACTGTAAGTCTTATTACTCATACCAATCCatacataaaaataaacattttacaaCATCAAAACATTTTAGAGCACTAAAAGTAAACCATAAAAAACAGTTTGCTCCCCAAACAATAGATTCGAAAGACTTGTTACGCGACATGAAATGAGTAAACGCTATGTGCAATGACTGACCAAACAGAACCATTGCCCTAAGGATAGAAGGTTCTCTGACGGAACCTCAGGGCAAGTGTCAGAAGGCTGCCGGTGAGTTTGGGAGACCCTGCCCCCTGCTGGCGACAGAGACAGGAACTGATTGTCTAACAGCTTATAATAACAACAATTAAAACAACTTAACATACATGCTGATACAGCAAAGGAAAAGCATGACACAGGATCACCATAAAGAgatctaaaaaataaaaaccgcTAGAGATCATTCATTTATATTATTCTAATATAAAAGTTCAGGAAAAACACGTCATTGGAATTGACAGTGGAGCGTAAACAGTATTGCACTTGAACATTAACAAACAATTCACAGTATGATTGGTCCAAGGCAGGACACACACAAGTGAGTGTTACTTTGCATTAAGGAAGCTCCTTTAAAAAGGGAACAGAAATGCCATTATACAACCAATAACAACCTCCCTTTTCTATTTTCCCCTTTGTGTTCAGGTATCTTTTCTTACATTGTTCACTAATTCAATGTTATCAGTTTAAAACAAATCCTGGGTTGTGTTCGTCCGGCACCAAACGGAAGAGAACTGAAATGCTCATTTTTTGTTGTAAAATGCTTTAAACCGtaacctaatgaacacaaccctgtcctgtccccttctcttcctccacTATGTGAAGGTCAAGGCATGTAAAATACCCAGGTTTAAAAACATCCTCTCATTAACGGACACAAcaccattacagacagacaaggaGTCTTAAAAAGACATGGAAGTGGGATTCAAAGGAGTAAGGCCCAGAAATAGTAGTcttacatgagagagagagaggaaggcgtggggagaggggaggcagagagaggactcAACCGCTCAACCCCTGATCAGGAAAAGGAAATGTCAGTTGCAACGTAATGTTCCAAAATAGATTTGCTGACTTTTACACGTGCGTGTCCAAAGAGCAAAGTAAGTCggtcccacctccacctctcgaACCCATTGTGAGTTTCTCATAAGGCATTAGGACATCCaggatgtactgtatgatgtcaCAAGGTCAACAAGAAcccggtcatggctagaagggaccCAGCTTTTCTCAAATTAACGTCAAAAGCagatttttttaaaacatttgaaCTAATCCCAACCCTTCTCCTAACCTTAAactcattctcctaacctgctacgaaaagtaatatctgacaaaagttgaatcccttctagccatgacccaaAAACCCTGATAAGATCTCTTTTTCAGTTCCAGAACCTTCTTCAGTTCTAGAATATTTTAGCAGTTCCAGAATTGATCATTTTTGCCTCAGATTACTGCACACAGTGATTTCAATAGAACCCCAGTACTGTAGTCAAAAAGCGAGACCGTTTAAGTTGGTTCCCCAAGTCAATTTATATTGGTCAGTGAGCAGAGCTCTACTGCGTCATTGTCCAAACTGCACTTCTAATCCTCCACTCCGGTCTCTTCATCTTGGTGATCCAGACACAGATTGACTGGAGGACTGAAGACAAGGTGCCTTTGGTCCAATGGGAATGCTATCCAGGGGGCTCAGGTCCCAGTCGGGATTAAAGATCACGGTTGATTGGTCAAGGGAATGTCAGTCACTGGATCTTTGACAGGCCATTTGCCAGGAGGAGCTTGAGGGGGATGGTTGTGCGGGACACTGTCAGAGGAAGTTTGTGGAGACCTGTGGAGACATACAACACTTACGATTAACACCAACAGTGGAACGAAATGGCATGATTACCGCCGACAGTGTGAGAAAAATAAAAGACTTTAAAAAAGGCTAGTTTGGGTGCAAAGAAAGTCCATCAATCACAGAACAGAACAAAAGCTGTTGGGGAAGTAGCGGGAGAGGAGAGATGCTATCTATCCCGTGAGGAAGGGGGGGGTGCGTGTCCACGGGCTCTACGCGCCGAACTGTTTGTGTTGGGCGGAGGGGCAGAGGGCGAGTGTGTGTGGGGGCCCGGGAGGCCCACAGCGGCCAGGCCCACAGGCCCCTAGGGGACTCCTACTCCCCTCTTTCCTGAGAGAATTGTATAGGCCTTTCTATCTGAGGAAAGGAGACCAGCCCATTGGGAAACATGGCCAGGCTCAGAGCTGGGAAGAGAACACCTTGGAAGCTAGCTCACAGTACAGTCACTCTAAAAACACACTGACTATTGGCAGCTAGCACAACCCTTCTACTGCATAATGAAAGTAACTCAATACGACTACCAAATACCTAAGAAAGAAAGATGCATATCCAAAAACGGATTGGGGGAGTCGACTACAGCCAAGATAGGTGGACAAAATCATGGAGTTGTATTTTGAGTGGAACATGACTTTAAAATTGAAGATGTGAAGTTACACAAACGCATGGACTCTAACATCTAAACATTAAAAGCTAACACACAGAAAGGCAGGTATCAGGTTCATAGACATATTCCTGTAGAGCACGGATGTAAAAAGGGGGCTTTATAAATacttatgattgattgattgcgtCACGTACCGAAGGCACGTATGAGTTCTCCCTGCACAGCCCAGGTGAGAGTGTTGATGAGGCAGGCAGAGGTGAGGCCAGCAAACAGAATGTTGTACAGGAACACTATGTGGAAGTTCCCCAGCCAGTTATATCTCCCAAAGTCTCCCAGCAGGTCAAACCGTGTGATCCCTGAAGAACAGGTAAGAGACAGAATGTGATTAGTTCGACACTATAAACTGCTCAGCATATCTTCACCCCCCCATGGATAAATAAAGTTCAAATCCATATTACCTTCACTAATCCATCCGATTCAGATCTGTGAATACTTCGAGAGGAAGGAAAGAAGGGTGCATTTCTGAAGCACAGTACTTGACCATGGCCAAGGTCACACAGTGTTCATAGTGATTGACTGCATACACATGCCCTCTTGTGTTCAGAAATGACACTACAACCAGAAGCTCTGTCTAATTACAGTAGGCAATAGAGCccaacagtggaggtgtcataatacccataaaacctagtggtcaaacagggaaatggttccaatcgtttttccaccataaaTGTTTccaataggggattttagaaacacttgaaataagggctgtgtttcgtgtaggcttaccctggtgtgacggcaggtagcctagttgagccagtaaccgaaaggttgctagatcgaatccccaagctgacaaggtaaaaatcggtcattctgcccctgaacaaagcagttaacccactgttcctaggccgtcattgtcaataagaatttggaccaacttgcctagttaaataaaggttaaataaaaaatacaaataacaattgataagtcaccttgtccgagagagatttacatggttatcaaaacgtcatgtcAGGGTAAGCCTACAGGAAACACATCCCTTACCTTAAGTATTTCTAAAATCCCCCATGGGAAACAtttatggtggaaaaacaattagaaccatttccctgtttgaccactaggttttatgggtattatgatacCACTGTGGGAGTCTACGCATCTCTTTTTTGTTCAACCATACGAGACGACAAGAATGTAGAAACTCAACCTGGGGAACGGGGAGGTCTCTTACCCAGAGTGCGAGAGAAGACCGGCAGTGCTGAGCTGAGGACCAGAAGAGACACACAGTTCCCAATGATCTGTGTGAGGTTGGTGTCCTGAGAGCGGGGCagcagggaggtgaagagaggagagctgTAGAAGCCCACCACAGACGACACCATCAGGTACAGGATGAGGACCACCTGCACTGCTGCTCCCAGAGAACCAAACATGGAGAAGGAAGCCGTCCCCAGGCGAGGGTCCTACCACGCAGAGGAAACACACGATCAATGCAAATCTGTTATCCTGTATAAAAATGTAATGttcctaccctccctccctccctccacaagTTTATGTCCTTAGATTTGTTTAGTCTTAAAATCTATATGAAAGACACGGCCCTCAGTCACTCAACATAGAACAGGCTATTCAGGATCGACATTACAGAGGCAATAGGTCAATGTGCATCGTTAGAATTCAACATATCTATACAGATAGGAGTAAACTCATGCCATAGCCCCTCAAACGcaactctggaccttgaagccagttccactgcattttttagttgttcccttctaatcagggactgatttagacctgggacaccaggtgtgtgcaattaattatcaggtggaacagaaaaccagcaggctgcGGGACCTCCTAGGGTAAAAGTGGAGTACCCCGGCTATAGGGTGTCCAATCCAAAACCATTTTGACCAATGGGTTAAATTATCTGTTAAATTGTGTAGATAATCCACTAAGAAAATCAATGGTCCAAACTGTGTTTCGATCCTAATCCGTTCAAATTATTGGATTTTTTACCATAGTAGGAAGGTCAAAATTAGGCTAACTAAATTAAATGGAGGCCAGCGAAAAtaagtggtaaaaaaaaaatatatatatgtatatacactgctcaaaaaaaataaagggaacactaaaataacacatcctagatctgaatgaatgaaatattcttattaaatatttttttctttacatagttgaatgtgctgacaacaaaatcacacaaaaatgatcaatggaaatcaaatttatcaacccatggaggtctggatttggagtcacgctcaaaattaaagtggaaaaccacactacaggctgatccaactttgatgtaatgtccttaaaacaagtcaaaattaggctcagtagtgtgtgtggcctccacgtgcctgtatgacctccctacaacgcctgggcatgctcctgctgaggtggcggatggtctcctgagggatctccttccagacctggactaaagcatccgccaactcctggacagtctgtggtgcaacgtggcgttggtggatggagcgagacatgatgtcccagatgtgctcaattggattcaggtctggggaacgggcgggccagtccatagcatcaatgccttcctcttgcaggaactgctgacacactccagccacatgaggtctagcattgtcttgcattaggaggaacccagggccaaccgcaccagcatatggtctcacaaggggtctgaggatctcatctcggtacataatggcagtcaggctacctctggcgagcacatggagggctgtgcggccccccaaagaaatgccactccacaccatgactgacccaccgccaaaccagtcatgctggaggatgttgcaggcagcagaaagttctccacggcgtctccagactctgtcacgtctgtcacatgtgctcagtgtgaacctgctttcatctgtgaagagcacagggcgccagtggcgaatttgccaatcttggtgttctctggcaaatgccaaacgtcctgcacggtgttgggctgtaagcacaacccccacctgtggacgtcgggccctcataccaccctcatggagtctgtttctgaccgtttgagcagacacatgcacatttgtggcctgctggaggtcattttgcagggctctggcagtgctccacctgctcctccttgcacaaaggcggagggagcggtcctgctgctgggttgttgccctccacgtctcctgatgtactggcctgtctcctggtagcgcctccatgctctggacactacgctgacagacacagcaaaccttcttgccacagctcgcattgatgtgccatcctggatgagctgcactacctgagccacttgtgtgggttgtagactccgtctcatgctaccactagagtgaaagcaccgccagcattcaaaagtgaccaaaacatcagccaggaagcataggaactgagaagtggtctgtggtcaccacctgcagaaccactcctttattgggggtgtcttgctaattgcctataatttccaccttttgtctattccatttgcacaacagcatgtgaaatttattgtcaatcagtgttgcttcctaagtggacagtttgatttcacagaagtgtgattgacttggagttacattgtgttgtttaagtgttcccttaatttttttgagcagtatatatatatatatatatatttatttatttatttttaccactTATTttcgctatatatatatattttttaaagaaatatgGTAAATAGCATTGCGTAAGCTAGACTGGATGCTGTGCCAGAATGAAGGCTACCCGACAGGCTCACTTTCTTCTCAAATCCGGTGGACATAAAACAATAGGAGGTAAGATAGATATATACGCTGTTCACatgttcttacaaaaacaagcatCTCGAAAAATGTCAACGGAGCACTAAGTGTACCGCAAGCTTTCTATTTTCTAAGCCTTAAATTGGCCTGACGCGAGCTGAAATAACGGTCTGCGACCCATGGAAACAACGTGGAATGACGCCGACCACAATGCAAAATCCTCAGACGTTTTGGCAAGAAAGCTGCACAGCTCTTAAAATGATCAGAGCTCAGTGCTTATGATCAGATGTACTAAGTTAGGAAATCAGACTTTTTGGATATAATGTTAAATGATATGCTAAAGAAAGACCTCACGGAACGATTCAGAACGTGATCATATTTATCacggtaaaatgtattttaaaacctAACGAAGGGAAAACATTACCAACAAAGCGTGCTTTCACCCACATTGGGCAGAGTGTGTAAACGCCCTACATGCTATAAAATTAACAGCAGGCTGTCGAGAATAATCCATACAAAGCCCCTTTCCAGCTCACGCCGTCCCTTATTCCCCTTAGTAGAGTCCTCTCACCCGCATTCCACTAGGCATGGCCGTCTCGTCGAACAGGAGCTCCAGAACATGGAAACAAACCATCAACACACAGGCCACCGTTAGAGCtaggagcagcagcatggccagagGGTAGAACAGGTTCCGCTGCCATGGTGACGCTCTCCTCCGCATCtctgggggaagagagagagagatgaggacaaGGACCACTGTAGACAACGCTGTCAGTCTCCCGGTGAACAGTGAAGCTACTCCTGAGATTTTTCTCCTAATGCCCGAATTCAATCCAACAATGTCGTATAATCTTCCAATGAATTTGATCCAACCCAAGTAAGTCAAGAGAACTGAATAAAAACAGTATTATTCTTACCGAGGGCGATTCGTTTGGCCTGGACGCCGAGGAACTGCGTCCTCAAAGGCTCCACGTTCACACTGACCCAGCATGCCGTGCTACCCCCTACAAGGAACAGAGCACGGTCAACACAACCACCACCTCCTCATGAGTCATGGACGTGTGCTACAGGCAGTGTACGATTCCCAATAGAAATCCATTTAATTGTCCCATGTTGAGAGACTATTGTAGCCCACGGTCGCTGGCCCACTCACTGTTCAGTGTCCTGGAGAGCGAAGCCTCCTCAAACGCAGCACAGTTCATCTCCACCTCCACATTCTCCAACAGCTGAGGAAACACAGGGGATGGATGTCATTGAGTCATTAGTGTTATGTTATTGTCAACGATATCCCAAAATTGTTTGCAtaatcaacttacacacagctctaatacacacacacacttatccaaccagacatgccaccagggatctcgtcacagtccccaaatccagaacaaattcaagaaaacgtacagtattatatagagcccttattgcatggaacttccttccatctcatattgctcaaataaacagcaaacctggtgtaaaaaaacagataaacacaacacctctcccctatttgacctagacagtttgtgtgtatgcattgatatgtaggctacgtgtgccttttacattttctttaatgtagttctgtccttgagctgttcttgtctattgaggttctgtattatgtttcatgtttcgtgtggatcccaggaagagctgctgctgcttttgcaacagctaatggggatcctaataaaataccaaagaTATAACAATGTCACTGTGTTCAGTTATTGTCTGCATACGGGAGAAAAAGTTTGTGGATTATCACTCACCCGTGGTTTGACCAGTAGGCTCCCGGTGACACTGAACATGCGGGACAGCCCGAACGGAGTGCACACTGCAAGGAGACGGGAAGAGGTGTCAGGCAGCATTCATACACATCACAAGTTAAGCAGCCAGTGCGGCAGATGGACGAGACATAGTGGAGGTGTCCTCACATAGCAGCAGCAGCactccacacagagagatggcAGAGTAGAGGTAAGGAAGGTAGTACTCCCACATGTCTAAGATGGGAGACAACAGGTCATTAG
Protein-coding regions in this window:
- the lmbr1l gene encoding limb region 1 homolog-like protein; translated protein: MEVDDVSVREQLFHNRVRETFICVLLFTCLYILSYLILTHFKKNADYVTDDIEDATANKIALWLCTFTLSVAVCAVLLLPISILSNEVLLIFPHSYYMQWLNGSLIHGLWNLVFLFSNLSLVFLMPFAYFFTESEGFVGCKKGVMARVYETAVVLLLLTLLVLGMVWVFVALLNNHSARESLYDMWEYYLPYLYSAISLCGVLLLLLCTPFGLSRMFSVTGSLLVKPRLLENVEVEMNCAAFEEASLSRTLNRGSTACWVSVNVEPLRTQFLGVQAKRIALEMRRRASPWQRNLFYPLAMLLLLALTVACVLMVCFHVLELLFDETAMPSGMRDPRLGTASFSMFGSLGAAVQVVLILYLMVSSVVGFYSSPLFTSLLPRSQDTNLTQIIGNCVSLLVLSSALPVFSRTLGITRFDLLGDFGRYNWLGNFHIVFLYNILFAGLTSACLINTLTWAVQGELIRAFGLHKLPLTVSRTTIPLKLLLANGLSKIQ